Genomic DNA from Manihot esculenta cultivar AM560-2 chromosome 15, M.esculenta_v8, whole genome shotgun sequence:
tgaaaagtgaaAACCCCCAAGGATGTTTCTTGGCGACTTGTTGGCTAGTaattgattagcgaacgttttctAATTGATCTAAACCTAAGAAGAGATTTGGTTGTGTGGAGcctcttccataaccaaaactaatttattgaaatgaataaaagaatttaagtatcaatgatcaattctcaaACTGAACTGGATTCTATACTTTAACTAGAGCTTCTTCTCCTTGAtttattcttcttttaattattgctttcttataTTGCTTTAGTTCTAATTTCATCATCAAAATCCCCCCTtgctttacttttattgttgatttgcccaagtcaGTGTTTGGAAAATCGTAGTATCAATTCTATGTGGATTCGACCTTATTATCACTATCTACAGTTCTTAATTATTGATtattaataggttattttttacggttttGACAACTGCTATCAACGGGAGCCATAATTTGCTTAAGTTAGAAGTGTCAGAGTCTTGGCAATCCATGTGCAGTTCATGCTCTAAAAAATCTTGTAATTGCCAAAAGACTTGATCTTATTTTCTTATGTAAAACTCATATTCATTCTAATAAAATAGATGAAATAAAGGTACGTATTGGCTATGATGGTGCTTTTAGTGTGGATCCGTCAAGTCGTGGTGGTGGTTTAGTTGTGCTGTGGAAGAATTCCTATGATATTTCTATTTTTGGGTACTCAGTTCACTTTATTGATATGACTATGTCTGGTTCTAATAATTCTGTGTGGCGAATTAATGGTTTCTAGATTATCCTGAACGTAGTAGAAGGAGAGAGTCGTGGGATATTGACGGTCTCCTCTCCCTTAGGTATGTTTcggagattttaatgatttattgaGTTATGTTGAAAATGAGGTAGTCAACCACATCCTAAGTATCTCCTTCATGGTTTTTGGGAGACTATTGATGAGTGCCACCTAATTGAGATACTTTTATAAGGGTGTGCTTTTACATGGGAAACAGGTCCAAGTTCAAATGCGTGGATTCGTGAGAAACTTGATAGAGCTTTTGCTACCCATTCTTAGTTGGATATGTTTGGTTTTTGCTTTTCAACTGTTAGCTTGAGagagcttttgaaacaagttatCAAGGAACGTTCTTAGGGGTTTTtgcttttcaactgttaactattttaagaaatagagaaacctaattctaactaacCAACCGCGTGGtgagttagatcatgcaacctattagttgttacactaattgttacttgtgtttgaacaatctaagcaattacgaacttaaaGTATTCAAACTAACATTATATTACCTTACAATCAAGAataatgggccctattgatccaaacaacaaaattataatgatatgaagaatcaaattgcataaatattgaagaataaaatatttacaatagagtttcagatctcccaattcatatatataaactgaaatttctcgtaatttcaactagaaattgtgcatttagccactcatgacttGCAAAGAAGATACAAAGAGAAGAAAAGGGAGAAGGCAGCTTCAGTGCTGGTGAGAGATGCAATTAGGGATGTCAGTCGGGCGGGTTTtcacgggtacccgatccgcccaaaccctattagaacagatttgggtttttacaaaacggatttgggcggattcgggtttgaaaaattttacccgtctcggattcgggtagggttcaGAATTAGACtatcggatacccgttacccgaacccgattagtatataacaaaactaaccctaaccctaaccctaaccctGATCCATAAttcctttttttcattttcactaCCCTCTCTCCGTCGGCTCCTCTCTCCCTGCTTTCCTTCCTATAATTCTTTCCTTCCTATAATTCTCAATTCCCAATCGGCCTCTCTCCTCCACTGCACTGACGACTGCCGGCGTAGGCCGGTCACCTAAAGCCTAATCAGATATCACCTTCTCCTCTCTTCTTCATCCGCCCGTCCGCCAGTTACCGTAGTAATGCAGGAGCTCACTGTTCTTCCCCGCCAGTCATTTGTTTATATTGCGGTATTAACGATTCTTCTCCTCCTATAAACGACTCAGCTCCTTTCCTAACTCGGTGAATCAGAATCGAGTTTAATTTTCAGGTATTGGAATTCATTGGATTGGGATATTTTATTCGTGTTAGGGTTTTGTGATCTTCTTCTCCCTCGGTCATCAATATCTCCTCTCTCCAGTCGGTAACATCTCCCACAGTCCCACTTTCCAGTCAACGCCTCTCTCCCCCATTTCACTGACGAGTGCCGACAGCCCAATCGACGCCGGCGATGTCTtctttctctccccagtcgacgataaatcttctctctcccgatatctccttctctctctccaatGGCCACATCTCCCACTTCTCAGTCGGAGATAACTCTTCCCTCTCCCCGCCTCTCCACAATCGGCGTCGGCGACATCTTCTTTGGCTGGAATAGAtttgcaatcaaattttttgataatcagATCTTTTATGTGCATATTGTTAAAGAATttttagttgctattaaagaattttagaatttatgaactattaatttgattatttggatatttgctatttgattatTACTCTCTAATATTTCTACTGCTGGGTATGTCTCCAATATTTCTACTGCTGGGTTGTGCATGTCTTAGGAATAGTTTTAGTTGAATAGATAATTAAGATTGATATTCAGGTTGTGCAAATTTTCTAATTCAGGTTGTGCAAATTTTCTAATTTAGGGTTTGATATTTGGGTTATAagatctaaatttttaaatttttttcattaaattcaatttaaaaaaatcgggTTCGATCGGATTCGAGTATTGTAcgggtattgttaaacggatttggaacgggtacggataataaaattaaaatactaaatggatttgggacgggttcggaaattttatatataatcgggttcggatttgGGTACCCTCAATTTTGCgagtaccctacccgtttacatccctagatGCAATCCTCGATGATCTCTTGCCGCtggtttgctttttttttttataaaattcaattcgatttcaaattcaaacttttcaatgtttttaataaatgaatttaaaattttataaataaaactctaactcatatataaaatttgatttgatgtcaaattaaaactttaaaattattttaataaatgagtcTAAATTTTAAGAAACTCGACTCAATTAATCTTAGATTATATTTAAGTTAACAAACCTCATTAGGTTTTTAAATCCAATAGTTTTTAAGCTCCTACAGTTTGACTTTCTTACTGAAATTCCATTTGTCCAATATCAATTAATTACATGAAAAATGACAAAAATAACCTTCATGATAAATTACCTTTTAATAATCAAATTACATCCAAATTAATACAATAACTTTTCAAAAAATCGATAGTTTAACTCCAATATTTTCGCTATATCAAATTAGGGAAAAAAAATCTGTTTCCAAAACTGGGAATAGACTTTCAATATAATGAActaaatcattaaattttaaaaattttaagatacattgtgataaaaaaaaattactcgcCCTAAACTTTATTAACCATTCAAACAACTAATACGGTAAAACAATATTTTGTGTCAATTCTTTTTTAGTTCATCTCATAAAAGAATCATAACCATGCTGTCATTTTGTAACCAATGAACAAATCAAATAATCAtacaaaaccaagttaaaaataatattttcttgcTAAAATCCCTCACATTTTCGCTTAAAGAGATCGACCAATGATGGATATGAAAAAAAAGAGATGATCAGGAGATGCAGTTGCGGTTAGCTTTGTGAGAGAgagattttatttattctgTGGAGATTTCAAATTCAGCACCAATTGGTAGATGGTCGCTTGGGTGGTAATAGTTTGGTAAACCACCAACAACATCAGGTGAATTGGCTTCAGGAAGTTCCAGGAAACCGATTGGTTTTAATTTCTCATCAGGGGAAAAGAATATGTAATCAAGTGTATTTGTGAAGTCAGGGGTGCAATTTGTGAATGGTGGTTCTCCTCTTGTATGATCATAGAAGCTGCATAATGGAATTGGAAGCTCATCCACGCATTCTGCCAGTGGTGCAGACGAAGAGTTGCCAGAAACAAGGTATTGGTAAACCTGAAACAAGCTAATAATGGTAAGAAACAGCAATAACCAAAGCTTAAAATTCCAGATTAGTtcattcaataaatttaatatttgtcATCAATAAGTTTGTTAAAACTAAATTTCTCATCACGTCAATAAGTTTGTTAAAACTAAATTTCTCATCAGGTGAATTTGCTTGAACTGAACAAAAAGGTATGAGAGGAATCGTGTACAATCAGATTGAAccttaattaagaaaaaaatagaagGAAAAGAAACAGAATAATGGACCAACCTTGTCCCCTGGAGTTGAATTGAAATCGCCTGCCAGAATAATGGAAGGAGTACATTCAAACTTGTCAGAAACTAGTGTCTTAAAATGAGATATGCGTGATAAAAGATATTTAGCTTGGGCAAGCTTCACATCAGCCCATGCTGGATCCCTGGAAAAAAGAAATCAACATCAAGATGAATTATAATTTCTATCAACACAATACACCTAGCAGCAAAGATACGTAAACAGATGATGCTGCTACATGTTGCCATACATTATGCGTACAAATTACCATTAAAGGTgctgccaaaaaaaaaataccagtAAAGGTGCGTGTTTGCCACAATAACAATATGATGAAAAGCATCCTTGAGTTTAAATGCAGCCATGATTCCAACACAATCGCGTTTCAGTCTCACACGAGGATCATTAGGATCTCCACGATCTTCGGGAGCATTTTTTAATGAGGAGCCTGATGATAGATTATTTAAGTGAGCCACCAGCTTGACATACAAGAATAATCAATGTAATATGACATCTCCTGATGTTTCTAGCATATGATAATCACTTgcgaaaattacaaataaatggATACACATTAATATGCATGTAGAAGACAATAATCTGATATATTTTCATATAgagaataatatatatttatatacatatttaattGGGTTTTACATTCCTTTTTAATGAGAGAATATGTATATAATATATAGTATTTCTCTATATGaaaatatatcatattattttcttctacatggtatcagagccaaaggaATTGGCTTCTCTGTGTTGGATTGGTTACTGTCCATtttaggtgtaatacccggttaaaTTCTGGCGTCGGAATTCCAATCTTCCGACGAAATCTCTGTTGGAAACCGAAATCTCGAAACTagaatctctctagaagggtaaaacaaagttttcttaaaatgatttTGGTTTTgtgttaaaagaaagaaaagagttttaaagGAAATTTTTTCGAGTAAACCCCAGGTTCGGCCTCGAAGGTGGTTCCTCCATGCCGTCGCGGGACCTTcctgttcggccgctgaaggtggcttctccagccacctataagaggccttcagcctgAAAATGAGAGGGTttcctctccattttcgggcagaggtgagtctttgccctccctttgatgctcttgttgtttttccttcaaatttctcagaaaattcatgagttttcttttgtttttgagccacctataagaggctttcagcccgaaaatgagagggtttcctctccattttcgggcagaggtgagtcttTGCCCTCCCTTTGATActcttgttgtttttccttcaaatttctcagaaaattcatgagttttcttttgtttttgaagatttgagtttgaaCCTAAGTTTTAAACCTTGAAAACCCTCGGAGATCGATTTTCCCTcgtctccaagtttgggttgctgttacctttagatctccaagaggtaagtttagatctttgtttttcctatgttttaaataagttttaagaa
This window encodes:
- the LOC110602555 gene encoding carbon catabolite repressor protein 4 homolog 4, with the protein product MLRSLCSSTRLPIPFFTRPICSRKMTTAPSPICPKFISIEGGDIYSRSKRDGIRFRLVSYNILAQVYVKSSLFPHSPSPCLKWKPRSQAILTVLMSIGADFLCLQELDEYDSFYKQNIGSHDYSSIYIQRSGQKRDGCGIFYKQNRAELLLEERIEYNDLVNSLEDESNLHECKRVDTQVEEDNNSETKNGSSLKNAPEDRGDPNDPRVRLKRDCVGIMAAFKLKDAFHHIVIVANTHLYWDPAWADVKLAQAKYLLSRISHFKTLVSDKFECTPSIILAGDFNSTPGDKVYQYLVSGNSSSAPLAECVDELPIPLCSFYDHTRGEPPFTNCTPDFTNTLDYIFFSPDEKLKPIGFLELPEANSPDVVGGLPNYYHPSDHLPIGAEFEISTE